A portion of the Streptomyces coeruleoprunus genome contains these proteins:
- a CDS encoding GNAT family N-acetyltransferase, with amino-acid sequence MDLPQQVIEVGELTLRRFDGEADLPEFFRVIEESLEHLRPWMPWVAEHSREQTADFLACRSERWADGREFSYAIVLDGAIAGACGLYRHDDTPDDSLEIGYWLHPAATGRGVATRAARALVDQAFRLPGVASVEVVHDAANRASAAVPARLGFVEHRRRPDERLAPAETGEVQVWRLTRRQAEALAAAGA; translated from the coding sequence ATGGACCTTCCCCAGCAGGTGATCGAGGTGGGCGAGCTCACGCTGCGCCGTTTCGACGGCGAGGCGGACCTTCCGGAGTTCTTCCGGGTCATCGAGGAGTCGCTGGAGCATCTGCGCCCGTGGATGCCGTGGGTCGCCGAGCACAGCCGGGAGCAGACCGCGGACTTCCTGGCCTGCCGCTCCGAGCGCTGGGCGGACGGGCGGGAGTTCTCGTACGCGATCGTGCTGGACGGGGCGATCGCCGGTGCCTGCGGACTGTACCGGCACGACGACACCCCGGACGACAGCTTGGAGATCGGCTACTGGCTGCACCCCGCCGCCACAGGGCGCGGGGTGGCCACGCGGGCCGCCCGCGCCCTGGTCGACCAGGCCTTCCGGCTCCCCGGCGTCGCCTCCGTGGAGGTCGTCCACGACGCGGCCAACCGCGCCAGTGCCGCCGTCCCCGCCCGGCTCGGCTTCGTCGAGCACCGCCGCCGCCCGGACGAGCGCCTGGCCCCGGCGGAGACCGGCGAGGTCCAGGTCTGGCGGCTCACCCGTCGTCAGGCGGAGGCCCTGGCGGCCGCCGGGGCCTGA
- a CDS encoding carboxymuconolactone decarboxylase family protein has product MDARLNVFASPTAGRFLKHIVSAGQVVTNSTLPAATQELVKIRASQINGCGFCTDMHTKEAAAAGESSVRLHLVAAWREATVFTEAERAALELTEQGTRIADAAGGVTDEAWTNAAKHYDEEQLAALVSLIAVINAFNRMNVLIRQPAGDYRPGQFG; this is encoded by the coding sequence ATGGACGCACGCTTGAACGTCTTCGCCAGCCCGACCGCGGGCCGGTTCCTGAAGCACATCGTCTCCGCGGGCCAGGTGGTCACGAACTCGACGCTGCCCGCCGCGACGCAGGAGCTGGTGAAGATCCGGGCGAGTCAGATCAACGGGTGCGGCTTCTGCACCGACATGCACACCAAGGAGGCCGCCGCCGCCGGTGAGTCGTCGGTGCGTCTGCACCTGGTCGCGGCGTGGCGCGAGGCCACGGTCTTCACCGAGGCCGAACGCGCCGCGCTGGAGCTGACGGAGCAGGGCACGCGTATCGCGGACGCGGCCGGCGGTGTCACGGACGAGGCGTGGACGAATGCCGCCAAGCACTACGACGAGGAGCAACTCGCCGCGCTGGTGTCCCTGATCGCCGTCATCAACGCCTTCAACCGCATGAACGTCCTGATCCGGCAGCCCGCCGGCGACTACCGGCCGGGCCAGTTCGGATAG
- a CDS encoding VOC family protein produces the protein MTHLGLVTLVVRDYDEAIAFYRDALGFELLEDTRIDDDKRWVVVAPPGARETALLLARAATGDQEARVGDQTGGRVGWFLNTDAFDRDYERMRAAGVAFEEAPRQEPYGTVAVFQDLYGNRWDLIQLNRPGGTPG, from the coding sequence ATGACTCATCTCGGACTGGTGACCCTTGTCGTGCGCGACTACGACGAAGCCATCGCTTTCTATCGGGATGCCCTCGGGTTCGAGCTCCTGGAGGACACCCGGATCGACGACGACAAGCGGTGGGTGGTCGTCGCTCCCCCGGGAGCGCGGGAAACGGCGCTGCTCCTGGCCAGGGCCGCGACCGGTGACCAGGAGGCCCGTGTCGGCGACCAGACCGGCGGCCGGGTCGGCTGGTTCCTGAACACCGACGCGTTCGACCGCGACTACGAACGGATGCGGGCGGCCGGCGTCGCCTTCGAAGAAGCCCCCCGCCAGGAGCCGTACGGCACCGTCGCCGTCTTCCAGGACCTGTACGGCAACCGCTGGGACCTCATCCAGCTGAACCGCCCGGGCGGGACTCCGGGGTGA
- the nadE gene encoding ammonia-dependent NAD(+) synthetase: MTDLASSLSLQQEIARELAVSESFDAEQEIERRVAFLAGRLTSTGLRSLVLGISGGVDSTTTGRLCQLAVERVRAAGREATFYAMRLPYGTQADEKDAQLALEFIRADQVLTVDVKPASDAALETVLAGGTVFRDAHHQDFVHGNIKARQRMVAQYAVAGAHDGLVVGTDHAAEAVSGFFTKFGDGAADVVPLTGLTKRRVRAVAQALGAPASLVWKTPTADLETLDPGKPDEEALGVTYDDIDDFLEGKPVDESAYTAIVRRYRLTEHKRQLPIAPEPLTD; the protein is encoded by the coding sequence GTGACCGACCTGGCGTCGTCCCTTTCCCTGCAGCAGGAGATCGCCCGGGAACTCGCGGTGAGCGAGTCCTTCGACGCGGAGCAGGAGATCGAGCGCCGGGTGGCCTTCCTCGCCGGCCGGCTGACGTCGACGGGCCTGCGCTCGCTGGTGCTGGGCATCAGCGGCGGCGTGGACTCCACGACCACGGGCCGGCTGTGCCAGCTCGCCGTCGAGCGGGTCCGTGCCGCCGGGCGGGAGGCGACGTTCTACGCGATGCGGCTGCCGTACGGCACCCAGGCCGACGAGAAGGACGCGCAGCTGGCGCTGGAGTTCATCCGGGCCGACCAGGTCCTGACGGTCGACGTGAAGCCCGCCAGTGACGCCGCGCTGGAGACGGTGCTGGCCGGCGGCACGGTGTTCCGCGACGCGCACCACCAGGACTTCGTGCACGGCAACATCAAGGCCCGGCAGCGCATGGTCGCCCAGTACGCGGTGGCGGGCGCGCACGACGGTCTGGTGGTGGGCACCGACCACGCCGCCGAGGCGGTCTCCGGCTTCTTCACCAAGTTCGGTGACGGCGCGGCCGATGTGGTTCCGCTCACCGGCCTCACCAAGCGGCGTGTACGGGCCGTGGCACAGGCCCTGGGCGCACCCGCCTCGCTGGTGTGGAAGACCCCGACCGCGGACCTGGAGACCCTGGACCCGGGCAAGCCCGACGAGGAGGCGCTCGGCGTCACGTACGACGACATCGACGACTTCCTGGAGGGCAAGCCGGTCGACGAGTCCGCGTACACGGCCATCGTCCGCCGCTACCGGCTCACCGAGCACAAGCGGCAGCTGCCGATCGCCCCCGAGCCCCTCACCGACTGA
- a CDS encoding carboxylesterase/lipase family protein codes for MSKRSCASGTVFRTASGHARGKEVADGVVAVLGVPYAAPPFGVRRFREPQSVPAWDGVRDCTAFGPVAPQSAELPGAPVWRPGDEDVLTVNVWTPEPADGAGLPVFFWIHGGANTMGSSAQPDFDGATLARAGLVVVSCNFRLGFEGYGHVPGFPDNRGLLDQAAALRWVRENIAAFGGDPGNVTVAGHSSGGSAVVCLMAMEQARGLFRRAVAHSVPHVLHSVAVAAAVTGRIAAEAGVAPTAEGLLSVPPEELVAASDKAAARCAADPVTPIHAYAPVIFQPVVDGEVLPTAPLSALARGTARDVDLLVCHAVEEQWFLHTVGAVREVTTEAALAEFAEALRLPAAVVDGYAGLMPDAPVLDRYLALFGDAQFGEYTTRLAEHHARGGGRAHLARFARRREGARPWHTADVPFAFGNLDAAGADFLIGGDPDDHDRALSRRMLGAWADFAATGDPGWPAVTADRTPVKSWARPGDRLAYDDPSGPRALWQEVHYGVLHPRQAPHGTPGA; via the coding sequence ATGAGTAAACGATCTTGTGCGAGTGGAACGGTCTTCCGGACGGCGAGCGGCCATGCGCGGGGCAAGGAGGTGGCCGACGGGGTCGTCGCCGTGCTCGGAGTTCCGTACGCGGCCCCGCCCTTCGGCGTCCGGCGGTTCCGGGAGCCGCAGTCCGTGCCGGCCTGGGACGGGGTCCGCGACTGTACGGCCTTCGGCCCGGTCGCCCCGCAGTCGGCGGAGCTTCCCGGCGCGCCCGTGTGGCGGCCCGGCGACGAGGACGTCCTCACGGTCAACGTGTGGACGCCCGAGCCCGCCGACGGCGCCGGCCTGCCGGTCTTCTTCTGGATCCACGGCGGCGCCAACACCATGGGGTCCTCCGCCCAGCCCGACTTCGACGGGGCGACCCTGGCCCGCGCCGGACTCGTCGTGGTCAGCTGCAACTTCCGGCTGGGCTTCGAGGGCTACGGCCACGTGCCCGGGTTTCCGGACAACCGCGGGCTGCTCGACCAGGCCGCCGCACTGCGCTGGGTTCGGGAGAACATCGCGGCCTTCGGCGGCGACCCCGGCAACGTGACCGTGGCCGGGCACTCGTCGGGCGGCAGCGCGGTCGTCTGTCTGATGGCCATGGAGCAGGCGCGGGGGCTGTTCCGGCGGGCCGTCGCCCACAGCGTGCCGCACGTCCTCCACTCGGTCGCGGTCGCGGCGGCGGTCACCGGGCGGATCGCGGCCGAGGCCGGCGTCGCCCCCACCGCGGAAGGGCTGCTGTCCGTGCCGCCCGAGGAGCTGGTCGCCGCCTCCGACAAGGCCGCCGCACGCTGCGCCGCGGATCCGGTGACCCCGATCCACGCCTACGCCCCGGTGATCTTCCAGCCGGTCGTCGACGGCGAGGTACTGCCCACCGCCCCGCTGAGCGCGCTCGCCCGCGGGACCGCGCGGGACGTGGACCTGCTGGTGTGCCACGCGGTGGAGGAACAGTGGTTCCTCCACACTGTGGGAGCCGTACGGGAGGTCACCACCGAGGCCGCTCTCGCGGAGTTCGCCGAGGCCCTGAGGCTCCCCGCCGCCGTGGTCGACGGCTACGCCGGGCTGATGCCGGACGCCCCGGTCCTCGACCGCTACCTCGCGCTCTTCGGTGACGCGCAGTTCGGCGAGTACACCACCAGGCTCGCCGAGCACCACGCGCGCGGCGGCGGCCGGGCCCACCTGGCCCGCTTCGCCCGCAGACGTGAAGGGGCCCGGCCCTGGCACACCGCGGACGTCCCCTTCGCCTTCGGCAACCTGGACGCCGCCGGCGCGGACTTCCTCATCGGAGGGGATCCCGACGACCACGACCGCGCCCTGTCCCGCCGCATGCTCGGCGCCTGGGCCGACTTCGCGGCCACGGGTGACCCGGGCTGGCCCGCGGTCACCGCCGACAGGACCCCGGTCAAGTCCTGGGCCCGCCCCGGCGACCGGCTGGCCTACGACGATCCGTCCGGTCCCCGTGCCCTGTGGCAGGAGGTCCACTACGGCGTGCTGCACCCCCGGCAGGCGCCGCACGGGACGCCCGGCGCCTGA
- a CDS encoding NADP-dependent oxidoreductase, translated as MRAIGQDVFGGPEVLRLIEADRPEPGPAEVLVRVHAAAVNPTDAWHRATGGLAGGAAPVRLGWDVSGVVEAVGPGVTTLEPGDEVFGLPRHPLPAGTYAEYVTSPARHLVRKPAGLTHIEAAALPLAALTAWQALVDTAGLDAGQRVLVHAAAGGVGHLAVQIAKARGAHVVGTARAGKHDFLRGLGADELVDYTRADFTTAVEPVDVVLDTIGGEYGPRSLRTLREGGFLVSLASPAEAYLAAEARALGRRAAFMIVEADQVGMREIASLVETGRLRPEIATVLPLEEAAKAHELAAGGRTSGKIVLSVAD; from the coding sequence ATGCGCGCGATCGGCCAGGACGTGTTCGGCGGGCCCGAGGTGCTGAGGCTGATCGAGGCGGACCGTCCGGAGCCGGGCCCGGCCGAGGTGCTGGTCCGGGTGCACGCGGCCGCCGTCAACCCGACCGACGCCTGGCACCGGGCGACCGGAGGGCTGGCGGGTGGCGCCGCGCCGGTGCGGCTCGGCTGGGACGTCTCCGGTGTGGTGGAGGCCGTCGGGCCCGGGGTGACCACGCTGGAGCCCGGTGACGAGGTCTTCGGTCTGCCCCGCCACCCGCTCCCGGCGGGTACGTACGCCGAATACGTGACCTCGCCGGCCCGGCACCTGGTGCGCAAGCCCGCCGGCCTGACCCACATCGAGGCCGCCGCCCTGCCGCTCGCCGCGCTGACGGCCTGGCAGGCGCTCGTGGACACCGCCGGCCTCGACGCTGGGCAGCGGGTGCTCGTCCATGCGGCGGCCGGCGGCGTCGGCCACCTCGCCGTCCAGATCGCCAAGGCCCGCGGCGCCCACGTCGTCGGCACCGCTCGCGCCGGCAAGCACGACTTCCTGCGCGGCCTCGGCGCCGACGAACTGGTCGACTACACGCGGGCCGACTTCACCACCGCCGTCGAGCCGGTCGACGTGGTGCTCGACACCATCGGCGGCGAGTACGGACCGCGCTCGCTGCGCACGTTGCGCGAAGGCGGCTTCCTGGTCTCGCTCGCCTCGCCGGCCGAGGCGTACCTGGCCGCCGAGGCGCGTGCGCTCGGCCGTCGCGCCGCCTTCATGATCGTGGAGGCGGACCAGGTCGGTATGCGGGAGATCGCCTCCCTGGTCGAAACGGGCCGGCTGCGCCCCGAGATCGCCACCGTGCTGCCGCTCGAAGAGGCGGCCAAGGCCCACGAACTCGCCGCGGGCGGCCGCACCAGCGGCAAGATCGTCCTCTCGGTGGCCGACTGA